In Carassius gibelio isolate Cgi1373 ecotype wild population from Czech Republic chromosome B17, carGib1.2-hapl.c, whole genome shotgun sequence, a single window of DNA contains:
- the LOC127975831 gene encoding SH3 domain-containing YSC84-like protein 1, whose amino-acid sequence MGPGKLIPAHVIAKPHGLAVLSLFNAGFMITVRDGSGIVIARHTDGTIDIAGLGGGFKLGLEMSSAPARPRPPTRRAASSYIPKTQASAAVKPALYPNLDNRDTEDQASGGALVVASSLEI is encoded by the exons ATGGGACCTGGCAAACTTATTCCAG CCCATGTGATTGCCAAGCCTCATGGACTGGCCGTCCTGTCACTCTTCAATGCAGGTTTCATGATTACTGTGAGGGATGGCAGTGGGATAGTGATCGCAAGGCACACTGATGGAA CCATTGACATTGCTGGACTCGGTGGAGGATTTAAACTTGGTCTGGAG ATGAGTTCAGCACCAGCTAGACCACGGCCTCCCACACGGAGAGCTGCTTCCTCCTACATACCCAAGACACAGG CTTCTGCAGCTGTGAAACCAGCTCTGTATCCAAACTTGGACAACCGGGATACCGAAG ATCAAGCATCAGGTGGTGCTTTAGTGGTCGCCAGCAGCCTGGAGATCTGA